The Candidatus Zixiibacteriota bacterium genome includes a window with the following:
- a CDS encoding STAS domain-containing protein — MKFDDMLQGDIVILDVSGKIMGGEETTMFHGKIHEYISQNKKNIVVDLAQVDWMNSVGLGMLISALTTVKNAGGRLVLANINKIESILTITRLISVFEHYDSRELAIKSFS; from the coding sequence ATGAAATTCGATGATATGCTTCAGGGTGATATAGTAATCCTGGATGTGTCCGGAAAAATCATGGGTGGTGAAGAGACTACCATGTTCCACGGGAAAATCCATGAATATATCAGCCAGAATAAGAAAAACATCGTAGTCGATTTGGCTCAAGTGGATTGGATGAACTCAGTCGGTCTGGGGATGCTGATCTCGGCCCTGACCACGGTAAAAAATGCCGGCGGTCGCCTGGTCCTGGCCAACATTAATAAGATCGAATCTATTCTGACCATCACGCGGTTGATCTCGGTTTTCGAGCATTACGACAGCCGCGAACTGGCGATCAAGTCTTTCTCGTAA